The Streptococcus sp. VT 162 genome has a window encoding:
- a CDS encoding glutamate dehydrogenase — MTSAKDYIQSVFATVKARNGHEAEFLQAVEEFFSTLEPVFEKHPEYIEENILARITEPERVISFRVPWVDRDGKVQVNRGYRVQFNSAVGPYKGGLRFHPTVNQGILKFLGFEQIFKNVLTGLPIGGGKGGSDFDPKGKTDAEVMRFCQSFMTELQKYIGPSLDVPAGDIGVGGREIGYLYGQYKRLNQFDAGVLTGKPLGFGGSLIRPEATGYGLVYYTEEMLKANGNSFAGKKVVISGSGNVAQYALQKATELGATVISVSDSNGYVIDENGIDFDLLVDVKEKRRARLTEYAAEKATATYHEGSVWTYAGNYDIALPCATQNEINGEAAKRLVAQGVICVSEGANMPSDLDAIKVYKENGILYGPAKAANAGGVAVSALEMSQNSLRLSWTREEVDGRLKDIMTNIFNTAKTTAETYGLGTDYLAGANIAAFENVANAMIAQGIV; from the coding sequence ATGACATCTGCTAAAGACTATATCCAAAGCGTGTTTGCAACTGTGAAAGCTCGTAACGGGCATGAGGCTGAATTTCTCCAGGCGGTTGAAGAATTCTTCAGCACTTTGGAACCTGTATTTGAAAAACATCCCGAGTATATCGAAGAAAACATCTTGGCACGTATCACTGAGCCTGAGCGCGTGATTTCTTTCCGTGTGCCTTGGGTGGACCGTGATGGAAAAGTCCAAGTCAACCGTGGTTACCGTGTTCAATTCAACTCAGCTGTTGGACCATATAAAGGCGGACTTCGTTTCCACCCAACTGTGAACCAAGGGATCTTGAAATTCCTCGGCTTCGAACAAATCTTTAAAAACGTCTTGACTGGACTTCCAATCGGTGGAGGTAAAGGGGGATCAGACTTCGATCCTAAAGGAAAGACTGACGCTGAAGTGATGCGCTTCTGCCAAAGCTTTATGACAGAATTGCAAAAATACATCGGACCATCTCTTGACGTACCTGCTGGTGATATCGGTGTTGGAGGACGTGAAATTGGTTACCTTTATGGACAATACAAACGTCTTAACCAATTTGATGCGGGTGTCTTGACTGGTAAACCTCTTGGATTTGGTGGTAGCTTGATTCGTCCAGAAGCAACTGGTTATGGTTTGGTTTACTACACTGAAGAAATGCTCAAAGCTAATGGTAACAGTTTTGCTGGTAAGAAAGTGGTAATTTCAGGTTCTGGTAACGTAGCTCAATATGCTCTTCAAAAAGCGACTGAACTTGGTGCGACTGTTATCTCTGTATCTGACTCAAACGGTTATGTCATCGATGAAAATGGTATTGACTTCGATCTTTTGGTTGATGTTAAAGAAAAACGCCGTGCTCGTTTGACTGAGTATGCAGCTGAGAAAGCAACTGCTACTTACCATGAAGGTTCTGTATGGACTTACGCTGGTAACTACGACATCGCTCTTCCATGTGCGACTCAAAACGAAATCAACGGTGAAGCAGCTAAACGTTTGGTTGCTCAAGGCGTTATCTGTGTATCTGAAGGTGCTAACATGCCTAGTGACCTTGATGCGATTAAAGTCTACAAAGAAAACGGAATCCTTTACGGACCTGCCAAAGCTGCTAACGCTGGTGGTGTAGCTGTATCAGCGCTTGAAATGAGCCAAAACAGCCTTCGCCTCTCATGGACACGTGAAGAAGTTGATGGACGCCTCAAAGACATCATGACAAACATCTTCAACACAGCTAAAACAACTGCTGAAACATACGGACTTGGTACTGACTACCTTGCAGGAGCAAATATCGCTGCCTTCGAAAACGTAGCAAACGCTATGATTGCACAAGGTATTGTTTAA
- a CDS encoding dihydroorotate dehydrogenase (catalyzes the conversion of dihydroorotate to orotate in the pyrimidine biosynthesis pathway; subclass 1A is a dimer formed by two identical PyrD subunits each containing an FMN group): MVSTKTQIAGFEFDNCLMNAAGVACMTIEELEGVKNSAAGTFVTKTATLDFRQGNPEPRYQDVPLGSINSMGLPNNGLDYYLDYLLDLQEKEPNRTFFLSLVGMSPEETHTILKKVQESEFKGLTELNLSCPNVPGKPQIAYDFETTDRILAEVFAYFTKPLGIKLPPYFDIVHFDQAAAIFNKYPLKFVNCVNSIGNGLYIEDESVVIRPKNGFGGIGGEYIKPTALANVHAFYQRLNPQIQIIGTGGVLTGRDAFEHILCGASMVQVGTTLHKEGVGAFERITNELKAIMAEKGYENLEDFRGKLRYID, translated from the coding sequence ATGGTATCAACGAAAACACAAATAGCTGGCTTTGAGTTTGACAATTGCTTGATGAATGCAGCGGGTGTGGCTTGTATGACGATAGAAGAGCTTGAAGGGGTCAAAAACTCAGCAGCGGGTACTTTTGTCACGAAGACAGCGACCTTGGACTTTCGTCAGGGCAATCCTGAGCCACGCTACCAGGATGTTCCACTTGGTTCTATCAACTCCATGGGCTTACCAAATAATGGCTTAGACTACTATCTGGACTATCTTTTGGACTTGCAGGAAAAAGAGCCAAACCGTACTTTCTTCCTTTCCCTAGTCGGCATGTCTCCAGAAGAAACACATACCATCTTGAAAAAAGTTCAAGAGAGTGAATTCAAAGGGCTGACAGAGCTTAATCTTTCTTGTCCAAATGTTCCAGGAAAACCCCAGATTGCCTATGATTTTGAGACAACAGACCGGATTTTGGCAGAAGTATTTGCCTACTTTACCAAACCTCTTGGAATTAAATTACCACCATATTTTGACATTGTTCACTTTGACCAAGCAGCAGCTATTTTCAACAAATATCCGCTTAAGTTTGTCAACTGTGTTAACTCTATCGGAAATGGCCTTTATATAGAAGATGAGTCTGTCGTGATTCGTCCTAAAAATGGTTTTGGTGGCATTGGTGGAGAGTACATCAAACCAACTGCTCTAGCGAATGTACATGCCTTCTACCAACGTCTCAATCCGCAAATTCAAATCATCGGAACTGGTGGTGTTCTAACGGGTCGTGATGCCTTTGAACACATCCTCTGCGGTGCGAGTATGGTGCAAGTAGGGACTACCCTTCACAAAGAAGGCGTCGGTGCTTTTGAACGCATTACCAATGAACTGAAAGCTATTATGGCGGAAAAAGGGTACGAGAACCTAGAAGATTTCCGTGGGAAATTGCGCTATATTGATTAA
- a CDS encoding DNA polymerase III subunit delta produces the protein MLAIEESQKVSLSNLSSLNLFTGTDQGQFEVMKSQVLKQIGYDPADLNFAYFDMKEVAYKDLELELVSLPFFADEKIVILDHFVDITTAKKRFLADDELKSFEAYFDNPSPTTKLLIFAEGKLDSKRRLVKLLKRDATVFDAIEPKEQELRQYFQKWSQTQGLQFAEKSFENLLLKSGFQFSEIQKNLLFLQSYKSDGVIEEKDIVEAIPKTLQDNIFDLTQFILDKKIDQARDLVRDLTLKGEDEIKLIAVMLGQFRTFTQVKILSEAGQTESQIASSLGSYLGRNPNPYQIKFALRDSRGISLAFLKRAISYLIETDYQIKTGVYEKGYLFEKALLQIAAEAN, from the coding sequence ATGCTAGCCATAGAAGAGAGTCAAAAGGTATCTCTATCAAATTTATCTAGCTTGAATCTATTTACTGGGACAGACCAGGGTCAGTTTGAAGTTATGAAGAGTCAAGTATTGAAACAGATTGGTTATGATCCAGCTGATCTCAACTTTGCTTACTTTGATATGAAAGAAGTAGCTTATAAAGACTTAGAGTTGGAGTTGGTCAGTCTCCCTTTTTTTGCGGATGAGAAAATCGTGATATTAGACCATTTTGTCGATATCACAACAGCCAAGAAACGATTTTTAGCAGATGATGAGCTCAAGTCGTTTGAGGCATACTTTGATAACCCTTCGCCAACAACCAAGTTGTTGATTTTTGCAGAAGGAAAGTTAGATAGTAAAAGACGGCTGGTCAAATTGCTCAAACGAGATGCGACTGTATTTGATGCTATTGAACCTAAAGAACAAGAACTTCGCCAGTATTTCCAAAAATGGAGCCAGACACAAGGTCTGCAGTTTGCAGAAAAGTCTTTTGAAAATCTACTTCTCAAATCCGGATTTCAATTTAGTGAAATCCAGAAAAATCTCCTCTTTTTACAGTCTTATAAGTCAGATGGCGTGATTGAGGAGAAGGACATTGTCGAGGCTATTCCAAAGACTTTGCAAGACAATATTTTCGACTTAACTCAGTTTATCTTGGATAAGAAGATTGATCAGGCCCGTGACTTGGTCAGAGACTTGACCTTGAAAGGGGAGGATGAAATTAAGCTCATAGCTGTCATGTTAGGACAGTTCCGAACCTTTACCCAAGTGAAGATTTTATCAGAGGCTGGTCAGACGGAATCGCAGATTGCAAGTAGTTTAGGTAGTTATCTAGGACGCAATCCTAATCCTTATCAAATCAAGTTTGCATTGAGAGATTCGAGAGGGATTTCCTTGGCATTTCTCAAGCGAGCGATTTCTTATTTGATTGAAACGGACTACCAGATTAAGACAGGTGTCTATGAAAAAGGGTACCTGTTTGAAAAGGCACTTTTACAGATCGCGGCAGAAGCAAACTGA